From the Anaerolineales bacterium genome, one window contains:
- the rsmA gene encoding ribosomal RNA small subunit methyltransferase A produces the protein MSLNIPQLLRTHGLRPDKRLGQNFLVDDSHLERIVEAAGVQPGDEVLEVGPGLGSLTRHLSAAAQRVVTVELDADLLPVLRSVLADHANVEIVHGDILKVDLRQHFSQPGFLVIANIPYYLTSNLIRHLLEGAPRPARLALTVQKEVAQRACAGPPDMSLLSLSVQLYGQPKLVHHIPAGAFYPAPKVDSALLLIDLYDQPALPAEQVSALFTVAKAAFAQKRKTLANSLAAMPGLDKPRAAASLQAAGIDPLRRPQTLSLAEWGALLEAVS, from the coding sequence ATGAGCCTGAACATCCCACAATTGCTGCGCACGCACGGCCTGCGGCCAGACAAGCGTTTGGGCCAAAACTTCTTGGTGGACGACAGTCACCTGGAGCGCATTGTAGAGGCGGCTGGCGTGCAGCCCGGCGACGAAGTGCTGGAGGTAGGCCCGGGGCTGGGCTCGCTGACCCGCCATCTGTCGGCTGCGGCCCAACGAGTGGTGACGGTCGAGCTGGACGCCGATCTGTTGCCTGTGCTGCGCAGCGTGCTGGCCGATCACGCGAATGTCGAGATCGTGCATGGGGATATCCTCAAGGTAGACCTGAGACAGCATTTCAGCCAGCCGGGTTTTCTGGTGATCGCCAACATTCCGTATTATTTGACTTCGAATCTGATCCGCCATCTATTGGAAGGCGCGCCGCGCCCGGCGCGTTTGGCTTTGACGGTGCAAAAGGAAGTGGCTCAACGCGCTTGCGCCGGGCCGCCGGATATGTCGCTGCTCTCGCTGAGCGTTCAACTCTACGGGCAACCCAAACTGGTTCACCACATCCCGGCAGGTGCCTTTTATCCCGCGCCGAAGGTGGACTCGGCTCTGTTGCTGATCGACTTGTATGACCAACCGGCTTTGCCTGCGGAGCAGGTCAGTGCGCTGTTCACCGTGGCCAAAGCCGCCTTTGCCCAGAAGCGCAAGACTCTGGCCAATTCGCTGGCGGCCATGCCGGGGTTGGATAAGCCGCGGGCGGCTGCCAGTCTGCAAGCGGCGGGCATCGATCCGCTGCGCCGCCCTCAGACGCTCAGCCTGGCAGAGTGGGGGGCGTTGTTGGAGGCGGTGAGCTAA
- a CDS encoding DUF348 domain-containing protein: MTPARIRWLALATAVVVLLAGYASLIKTVTIVADGRVTTILTRALTVEAAVNEAGIRLAAEDSTIPHRLLPINDQLVIGVRRAARIQLTADGQTYAARGSERSLERLLAEWGLSLGSEDRILLVGQVLDPAAELPEAPFLSLELRRAVGFSLQEDGAPRDLSSSASTLGEALAEHGILLQAADQLQPAAETPLVAGLQAVLTRARPLQVTVGDEVLALHTTAATVGEALAQAGLALQGLDYSQPAADEPLPNDGQISIIRVREEVALTQQIVPFETEWVENPEAELDSTTIIQLGQNGVSAARERIRYEDGEEVSRTQEDLRTLTEPQNQITGYGSKIVIHTEVVDGVEIEYYRKVTVFATWYSACNLGLGTGVCGYTTASGLPVGRGMIATYRNWYNATKLAPVYVSGYGPGTIADIGSYSDRSVPWIDLAFDENEPHTWSNKNVTLYFTIPVPSYVPPIWPP, encoded by the coding sequence ATGACCCCCGCACGCATCCGCTGGTTGGCCCTGGCCACTGCAGTTGTGGTCCTGTTGGCTGGCTACGCCTCGCTGATCAAAACCGTCACGATTGTTGCCGATGGGCGCGTGACCACCATCCTGACCCGGGCGCTCACCGTGGAGGCGGCGGTGAATGAGGCTGGCATCCGCTTGGCGGCTGAGGACAGCACCATCCCTCATCGTCTTTTGCCGATCAATGACCAATTGGTGATCGGCGTGCGCCGGGCGGCCCGCATTCAACTGACCGCCGACGGGCAGACGTATGCTGCGCGCGGCAGTGAACGCAGTTTGGAGCGTCTTTTGGCTGAGTGGGGGTTGAGCCTTGGCTCCGAAGATCGCATCCTGTTGGTCGGCCAGGTGTTAGACCCGGCAGCCGAGCTGCCTGAAGCGCCTTTCCTGAGCCTGGAATTGCGCCGGGCAGTCGGCTTCTCCCTGCAAGAGGACGGGGCGCCGCGGGACTTGAGCAGCTCGGCCAGCACACTGGGTGAGGCGCTGGCCGAGCACGGCATTCTCCTGCAGGCGGCTGACCAGCTGCAGCCAGCGGCGGAGACTCCGTTGGTGGCCGGCTTGCAGGCCGTGCTGACGCGAGCCCGACCGCTGCAAGTGACGGTGGGCGATGAAGTGCTGGCTTTGCACACCACCGCCGCCACGGTCGGCGAGGCTTTGGCGCAGGCGGGCCTGGCCCTGCAAGGCTTGGATTACAGCCAGCCCGCGGCGGATGAACCGCTGCCCAACGATGGACAGATCAGCATCATCCGCGTTCGCGAGGAAGTGGCGCTGACCCAGCAAATCGTCCCGTTTGAAACCGAATGGGTCGAAAACCCGGAGGCTGAGCTGGACAGCACCACGATTATCCAGCTGGGCCAGAATGGCGTTTCCGCCGCCCGAGAACGCATCCGCTACGAGGATGGCGAGGAAGTCTCACGCACGCAAGAGGATCTGCGTACGCTGACCGAGCCGCAGAACCAGATCACCGGTTACGGCAGCAAGATCGTCATTCACACCGAAGTGGTGGACGGCGTGGAGATCGAGTATTACCGCAAGGTCACCGTTTTCGCCACCTGGTATTCTGCCTGCAATTTGGGCTTGGGCACCGGCGTGTGCGGTTACACCACTGCCTCCGGCTTGCCCGTGGGTCGCGGCATGATCGCCACTTATCGCAACTGGTACAACGCCACCAAACTGGCGCCGGTGTACGTTTCCGGCTATGGCCCCGGCACGATCGCAGACATTGGCTCGTACAGCGACCGCAGCGTACCTTGGATCGACTTGGCCTTTGACGAGAACGAACCGCATACCTGGTCCAACAAGAACGTCACCCTGTATTTCACCATACCGGTGCCGTCCTACGTCCCCCCGATCTGGCCGCCCTAA
- a CDS encoding c-type cytochrome → MKRIVGITLLLLLVSTALLAAQRGQPVEQQVIGDALMGARIYDNWILTLDRDPPEGDHPLWSNQDFNKRSGVATWRCTACHGWDYKGADGAYGPYSTYYTGFTGLQRTVGATHQEVLSWLNGSQNSAHNFLVLTNASALNDLAAFLRTQQVDMDLLIDPETGASFGRVEQGGELFDQTCAECHGAYGNLINFGTQSNPMYLGDMAVAEPWQTMHKIRFGTPTSQRMPAYEAEDWSLRMMADVLAYSQTLPRGNPEYSVIVFDGTPTFPTEQQAQIEPIVWASTALMGLLAINVIWDIYFKKKTE, encoded by the coding sequence ATGAAACGCATTGTTGGAATCACTTTATTGCTCTTGCTGGTCTCTACAGCTTTGTTGGCCGCGCAGCGCGGCCAGCCAGTGGAGCAGCAGGTGATTGGGGATGCTTTGATGGGCGCACGCATCTACGATAACTGGATCCTGACGTTGGATCGTGACCCGCCGGAAGGGGACCACCCCCTGTGGAGCAATCAGGATTTCAATAAGCGCTCGGGCGTGGCTACCTGGCGCTGCACTGCCTGCCACGGCTGGGATTACAAGGGCGCCGATGGCGCTTACGGCCCATACTCCACATACTACACTGGCTTCACCGGGCTGCAACGAACAGTAGGCGCTACGCACCAGGAAGTCTTGAGCTGGCTGAATGGCTCTCAGAACTCGGCGCACAATTTTCTGGTGCTGACCAATGCTAGCGCGCTCAATGACCTGGCGGCCTTCCTGCGCACACAGCAAGTGGATATGGATCTGTTGATCGATCCTGAAACCGGCGCCTCGTTCGGGCGCGTGGAGCAAGGCGGCGAGCTCTTTGATCAGACCTGTGCGGAATGTCATGGCGCCTATGGCAACCTGATCAACTTCGGCACGCAGAGCAACCCCATGTACCTGGGCGATATGGCCGTGGCTGAACCCTGGCAAACCATGCACAAGATCCGCTTTGGCACTCCCACCAGCCAGCGAATGCCAGCCTACGAAGCGGAAGACTGGTCGCTGCGTATGATGGCGGATGTGTTGGCGTACAGCCAGACTTTGCCGCGCGGCAACCCCGAATATTCTGTGATCGTCTTTGACGGCACGCCGACATTTCCGACCGAACAGCAGGCTCAAATTGAGCCGATCGTATGGGCCAGCACAGCGTTGATGGGCTTGTTGGCGATTAATGTGATCTGGGATATTTATTTCAAAAAGAAGACCGAATAG
- a CDS encoding c-type cytochrome, with amino-acid sequence MKRIQLEIVLGTLLVLLTTAMVVVLGFREPQRLEQYVVQQRAELIEFGATVFTNNCTSCHGSLGQGVAGVAPSLRDEHFFTERLAEVGWQGGLEDYIISVVTTGRQISTRPQLYVGMTGQPPVMPTWSEKFGGPLRDDQIRAVAAFIMNFEPYALGLVPTAVPLGPVVDESTPEGRGQVVFAAQGCTACHAISGLSTGNVGPVLDGLASRAGNTVAGLSAEEYIHQSIVDPNAYIVPGFAEGIMPQNFAELMSEDQLNDLVAFLLTLE; translated from the coding sequence ATGAAACGCATTCAACTGGAAATCGTCCTCGGTACTCTCTTGGTACTGCTCACCACGGCCATGGTGGTGGTTCTCGGCTTTCGTGAACCCCAGCGCCTGGAGCAATATGTGGTGCAGCAGCGCGCCGAGTTGATCGAGTTTGGCGCCACCGTCTTCACCAACAACTGCACCAGCTGCCACGGCTCTCTGGGCCAGGGTGTGGCTGGTGTGGCTCCCAGCCTGCGCGACGAGCACTTCTTCACGGAGCGCTTGGCAGAGGTGGGCTGGCAGGGCGGCTTGGAGGATTACATCATTTCGGTGGTCACCACGGGCCGTCAGATCTCCACCCGCCCGCAGCTTTACGTCGGCATGACCGGCCAGCCGCCGGTGATGCCGACCTGGTCGGAGAAGTTCGGCGGCCCTTTGCGTGACGATCAAATTCGGGCGGTGGCCGCCTTCATCATGAATTTTGAGCCGTATGCACTGGGTCTGGTGCCCACTGCTGTGCCGCTCGGCCCGGTGGTGGACGAATCCACACCCGAGGGTCGCGGCCAGGTGGTCTTCGCCGCCCAAGGTTGTACAGCTTGTCACGCCATCAGCGGGCTGAGCACTGGCAACGTTGGCCCCGTCCTGGACGGCCTGGCCAGCCGCGCCGGCAACACTGTGGCGGGATTGAGCGCTGAAGAATACATCCACCAATCCATCGTGGATCCGAATGCTTACATCGTGCCCGGTTTTGCCGAGGGCATCATGCCACAGAATTTTGCTGAGCTGATGAGCGAAGACCAACTGAACGACCTGGTAGCATTTCTGCTGACCCTGGAATAA
- a CDS encoding cytochrome bc complex cytochrome b subunit has product MINSLMKRFNIPPRDQWREAIGKLIDDRVRIITAGLSIRELRAIMRGDPPTEKPNPRYKVITTSFVAHLRPRYYPAAATWFTHTLRLGFFTTFFFVLEIITGIVLMVYYIPFPDQAYGSVLAIESNVFLGEFLRDMHRLGAEAMVVFSWLHLLRTYFTGSYKGPRSFTWLTGVILLLITAWLSFTGYLLPWDQLAYWAVTVGTSITESGPVVGPALNLLMRGAPDIGTGGLLRFYLQHVILMPLLAILLISIHYYKVSREHSISLPAVVEETEMEPEKKKEATRRIDLIPDLLSHELFLIALGLFITVAILYFRGFASPLETHANPQQTPLDTKAPWYFWWLQGILKIDPASIIENLVNPLFEMFGLSYRVELSRLLDSKFIMGLMVPPALVLLLMAIPYIDRNPSRLARKRPFAIAWGVAWIFIVLVLSYMGTPEYGIETPAATRIIQDLAPEEGEGPLRLIPYQELENRQMEYIVGQDYGTDLCPGLSYYPDPESHPNDIVVGCPHLTDVFQTFSRRLIDAQIDGRLPGLNAKLIVEQLQADVVKVTPHVEWTDPSTGQAQTYYHIYFLHKDRAMDAH; this is encoded by the coding sequence ATGATCAACAGCTTAATGAAGCGTTTTAACATTCCGCCGCGTGATCAATGGCGCGAAGCGATCGGCAAACTGATCGACGACCGCGTGCGCATCATCACCGCCGGTCTCAGCATCCGCGAGTTGCGCGCTATTATGCGCGGCGACCCGCCGACCGAAAAGCCCAACCCGCGCTACAAGGTGATCACCACCAGCTTCGTGGCCCACCTGCGCCCGCGTTATTACCCGGCGGCGGCCACCTGGTTTACCCATACGCTTCGCTTGGGTTTCTTCACGACTTTCTTCTTTGTGCTGGAGATCATCACCGGCATCGTTCTGATGGTGTACTACATCCCCTTCCCGGACCAGGCTTACGGGTCCGTGCTGGCGATCGAAAGCAACGTTTTCCTCGGCGAATTCCTGCGCGATATGCACCGCCTGGGCGCCGAAGCGATGGTGGTGTTCAGCTGGCTGCATTTGCTGCGCACCTATTTCACCGGCTCTTATAAAGGCCCGCGCAGCTTCACCTGGCTGACTGGTGTGATCCTGTTGCTGATCACAGCCTGGCTGAGCTTTACCGGCTACCTGCTGCCCTGGGACCAGTTGGCTTACTGGGCGGTGACGGTGGGTACCAGCATTACCGAGTCCGGCCCCGTGGTCGGCCCGGCGCTGAACCTGCTGATGCGCGGCGCGCCGGACATCGGCACGGGCGGTCTGCTGCGCTTCTATCTGCAGCACGTGATCCTGATGCCGTTGCTGGCTATCCTGCTGATCAGCATTCATTACTACAAGGTCTCTCGCGAGCACAGTATCTCGCTGCCGGCGGTGGTGGAAGAAACCGAGATGGAGCCGGAAAAGAAGAAAGAGGCCACCCGGCGTATCGACCTGATCCCGGACCTGCTTTCCCACGAACTCTTCCTCATCGCACTGGGTCTTTTCATTACTGTGGCGATTTTGTACTTCCGTGGCTTCGCTTCTCCACTGGAAACGCACGCCAACCCACAGCAAACGCCTTTGGATACGAAAGCGCCTTGGTATTTCTGGTGGTTGCAGGGCATCCTCAAGATCGACCCGGCCAGCATCATTGAGAACCTGGTCAATCCGCTGTTCGAGATGTTTGGCCTGAGCTACCGGGTGGAATTGAGCCGCTTGCTGGACAGCAAGTTCATCATGGGTTTGATGGTGCCGCCGGCGCTGGTGCTGTTGTTGATGGCGATCCCCTACATTGACCGCAATCCCTCCCGCCTGGCCCGCAAACGCCCCTTCGCGATTGCCTGGGGTGTAGCCTGGATCTTCATCGTCCTGGTGCTCAGCTATATGGGCACGCCGGAGTATGGCATTGAGACGCCGGCCGCCACGCGCATCATCCAGGACCTGGCGCCTGAAGAAGGTGAAGGCCCGCTGCGCCTGATTCCGTATCAGGAGCTGGAAAACCGCCAGATGGAATATATCGTTGGCCAGGACTACGGCACGGATCTTTGCCCCGGTCTCAGCTACTATCCGGACCCCGAAAGCCACCCCAACGACATTGTGGTTGGCTGCCCGCACTTGACCGACGTTTTCCAGACTTTCAGCCGCCGGTTGATCGATGCTCAGATCGACGGCCGTCTGCCGGGCTTGAACGCCAAGTTGATCGTCGAGCAGCTGCAGGCAGATGTGGTCAAGGTCACTCCGCATGTGGAGTGGACTGATCCCAGCACGGGCCAGGCACAGACCTACTATCACATCTACTTCCTGCATAAAGACCGGGCCATGGATGCCCATTAG
- a CDS encoding Rieske 2Fe-2S domain-containing protein, with product MTEAAAPAGQAEQSPSEESELKLNRREFLNIAWLASLGFLTLSLGGITILFAMPRFREGEFGGMFTAGTVGQAPDVNTTPENFAKLKFWLSNTPEGLMALYKVCPHLGCLYSWNDQEFKFICPCHGSQYEHNGDYILGPAPRSLDHFVIRIEDENGTVLAQTPAEGGPVVLPDNPNAVIRIDTGSRILGETHG from the coding sequence ATGACAGAAGCTGCCGCTCCCGCCGGCCAGGCAGAGCAATCCCCTAGTGAAGAGAGCGAACTGAAGCTCAATCGCCGAGAGTTTCTCAACATCGCCTGGCTAGCCTCGCTGGGCTTCCTCACCCTGAGCCTGGGCGGTATCACTATTTTGTTTGCCATGCCGCGTTTCCGTGAAGGCGAGTTCGGCGGCATGTTCACTGCCGGCACCGTCGGCCAGGCGCCGGATGTGAACACCACACCGGAGAATTTTGCCAAGCTGAAGTTCTGGCTGTCCAACACGCCGGAAGGCCTGATGGCCCTCTACAAGGTTTGCCCGCACTTGGGCTGCCTGTATTCCTGGAACGACCAGGAATTCAAGTTCATTTGCCCCTGCCATGGTTCCCAGTATGAGCACAATGGCGACTACATCCTGGGCCCTGCGCCGCGCAGCCTGGATCACTTTGTGATCCGCATTGAGGACGAGAATGGCACCGTGCTGGCGCAAACTCCGGCAGAGGGTGGCCCGGTAGTCCTGCCGGATAACCCGAACGCGGTCATTCGTATTGATACCGGCAGCCGTATCCTCGGCGAGACCCACGGCTAA
- a CDS encoding zinc-binding dehydrogenase, with protein sequence MKAAYFEQHGSPDVLRYGDQPKPALRAGWVLVRLHAAALNHADVFVRAGWPGLQLPLPHILGADGAGEVAALGPDASGWQVGQRVVINASICLEADEFTRSGQENLCRHWELLGESLPGTYAQYVAVPASNLLEIPAGFPYDQAAAAALVYVTAWHSLIKRGRLQAGETLLIVGASGGVNTASIQIAKHLGLQVIVVGSSAAKLELAAQLGADHLIDRSQEDWSKAAYQLTNKRGVDAVVDNVGATFMHSLRALRKGGRLLTVGNTGGPRVEIDNRYMFAKHLSILGSTMGTFADFAEVMQLVFAGQLQPVIDRSYPLAEAAAAHARMEAGQQLGKILLEIP encoded by the coding sequence ATGAAAGCGGCCTATTTCGAACAACACGGCAGCCCGGACGTGCTGCGTTACGGCGATCAGCCCAAACCGGCGCTGCGCGCTGGCTGGGTGCTGGTGCGCCTGCACGCCGCAGCCCTCAACCATGCCGACGTGTTCGTGCGCGCCGGCTGGCCCGGGCTGCAATTGCCCCTGCCCCACATCCTCGGCGCTGACGGCGCCGGCGAAGTGGCCGCCCTGGGGCCGGACGCATCCGGCTGGCAGGTCGGCCAGCGCGTGGTGATCAACGCCAGCATTTGCTTGGAAGCAGACGAATTCACCCGCAGCGGGCAGGAGAATCTGTGCCGCCACTGGGAGCTGCTGGGCGAAAGCCTGCCGGGCACTTACGCCCAATATGTGGCGGTGCCGGCGAGCAATCTATTGGAGATCCCCGCCGGTTTCCCATATGACCAGGCGGCCGCAGCCGCTCTGGTGTACGTCACCGCCTGGCACTCGCTCATCAAGCGCGGCCGCCTGCAAGCCGGCGAAACCTTGCTGATCGTAGGCGCCTCCGGCGGGGTCAACACGGCCAGCATCCAGATCGCCAAGCACCTCGGCCTGCAGGTCATCGTGGTCGGTTCCAGCGCCGCCAAGCTGGAGCTTGCGGCACAGCTGGGCGCCGACCACCTGATCGACCGGAGCCAAGAAGACTGGTCCAAGGCCGCTTATCAACTCACCAACAAGCGCGGTGTGGATGCAGTGGTAGACAATGTCGGCGCGACCTTCATGCACAGCCTGCGCGCACTGCGCAAGGGCGGCCGCCTGCTGACCGTGGGCAACACCGGCGGCCCCAGGGTGGAGATCGACAACCGCTACATGTTCGCCAAACATCTCAGCATTCTGGGGTCCACCATGGGCACTTTCGCCGACTTTGCCGAGGTGATGCAGTTGGTGTTTGCCGGCCAGTTGCAGCCGGTCATCGACCGCAGCTATCCGCTGGCGGAAGCCGCCGCCGCCCACGCACGCATGGAAGCCGGCCAGCAGCTGGGCAAGATATTGCTGGAAATTCCCTGA
- a CDS encoding DUF3597 domain-containing protein, with product MSIFNTILNKLGLGKKDEAPKASTPAATPAERTPIRTGIGAKKEAMDMVDVVAKIDGMAKDFPAELNWKESIVDLLKLLDIDSSFENRKELAVELGVPSEYLEDSAKMNVWLHKAVMKKISENGGTVPASLLD from the coding sequence ATGAGCATTTTCAATACCATTCTGAACAAGCTGGGTCTGGGCAAGAAGGACGAAGCCCCTAAGGCTTCCACCCCAGCGGCTACTCCGGCTGAGCGCACCCCGATCCGCACTGGCATTGGCGCCAAGAAGGAAGCCATGGACATGGTGGACGTGGTCGCCAAGATCGACGGCATGGCCAAGGATTTCCCCGCTGAGCTGAACTGGAAGGAATCCATCGTGGACCTGTTGAAGTTGCTGGACATTGACAGCAGCTTCGAGAACCGCAAGGAACTGGCTGTGGAACTGGGTGTTCCCAGCGAGTACCTTGAGGACTCGGCCAAGATGAATGTCTGGCTGCACAAGGCCGTGATGAAGAAGATCTCGGAAAATGGCGGCACCGTGCCCGCTAGCTTGCTGGACTAA
- a CDS encoding DinB family protein — protein sequence MTETPQRMTPAELWAEIQKGRAAYSAVYAGLSEEQMTRRPGPQTDWSVKDQIVHLTWWENYAITRSAILLAGEPTSKLSDFDALNARVFAFGKDLPLQTVLDAFAANLPRLGGLCHSLSEAELNDKDGKRRPPYWLLVTDTFEHYQEHQPDLERYVASLKDA from the coding sequence ATGACAGAAACACCGCAACGTATGACGCCTGCTGAATTGTGGGCCGAGATTCAAAAGGGACGCGCCGCCTACAGCGCGGTGTACGCCGGGCTTAGTGAAGAGCAGATGACGCGTCGCCCCGGCCCGCAAACCGATTGGTCGGTCAAAGACCAGATCGTGCACCTCACCTGGTGGGAGAATTACGCCATCACGCGCAGCGCCATTTTGCTGGCGGGCGAGCCCACCAGCAAGCTCAGCGACTTCGACGCCCTGAATGCCCGCGTCTTTGCCTTCGGCAAAGACCTGCCCCTGCAAACTGTGCTGGACGCCTTTGCGGCCAACTTGCCGCGCCTGGGCGGGCTGTGCCACAGCCTGAGCGAGGCAGAGCTCAACGACAAGGACGGCAAACGCCGTCCACCGTATTGGCTGCTGGTGACCGACACCTTCGAACATTATCAGGAGCACCAGCCAGACCTGGAACGCTATGTAGCCAGCCTGAAAGACGCCTGA
- a CDS encoding acyl-CoA carboxylase subunit beta: MSNRPTIEELNRRRAETLQGGGQDRVEAQHKQGRLTARERLDLFLDKGSFRELDAFVKHRTYAFGLENQQIASDSVVTGWGTVDGRLVYVFSQDFTVFGGSLGEVHAEKIIKVMEMALKNGAPVIGLNDSGGARIQEGVVSLGGYADIFLRNTMASGVIPQISAIMGPCAGGAVYSPALTDFIFMVRNSSYMFVTGPEVVKSVTHEEVSFEDLGGASVHASQSGVCHVVADSEADTLFLIRKLLSYLPQNNLEDPPFRPAKDNPLRRDEALDDIVPDDPSKPYDIKEVIRMLVDEGAFFEIHEQFAQNIVVGFARMGGHAVGVIANQPMVLAGVLDIDASEKAARFVRFCDSFNIPLLTLVDVPGFMPGTAQEHSGIIRAGAKLLYAYCEATVPKLTVVTRKAYGGAYDVMSSKHIRGDINLAWPTAEIAVMGPDGAVNIIFRKELAKAKDPDKKKTELVAQYREQFANPYVAAARGYIDDVIQPRDTRPRLINALEMLTNKRDTNPAKKHGNIPL; the protein is encoded by the coding sequence ATGAGCAATCGCCCTACTATTGAAGAACTGAACCGCAGACGAGCCGAAACCCTGCAGGGGGGCGGGCAGGATCGCGTCGAAGCGCAGCACAAGCAGGGGCGGCTGACCGCCCGGGAACGCTTGGACTTATTCCTCGACAAAGGCTCTTTCCGTGAGTTGGATGCCTTCGTCAAACACCGCACCTACGCCTTTGGGCTGGAAAACCAGCAGATCGCCAGCGACAGCGTGGTCACCGGCTGGGGCACTGTGGACGGCCGCCTGGTCTACGTCTTCTCGCAGGACTTCACCGTCTTCGGCGGCAGCCTGGGCGAAGTGCACGCCGAGAAGATCATCAAAGTCATGGAAATGGCGCTCAAGAACGGCGCACCGGTCATCGGCCTGAATGACTCCGGCGGCGCCCGCATTCAAGAAGGTGTCGTCTCGCTGGGCGGCTATGCCGATATCTTCCTGCGCAACACGATGGCCTCGGGCGTCATCCCGCAGATCAGCGCCATTATGGGGCCTTGCGCCGGCGGCGCGGTCTACTCGCCCGCCCTGACCGACTTTATCTTCATGGTGCGCAATTCTTCCTACATGTTTGTCACCGGCCCGGAAGTGGTCAAGAGCGTGACCCATGAAGAAGTTTCGTTCGAAGACCTGGGCGGCGCCAGCGTGCACGCCAGCCAGTCCGGCGTCTGCCATGTGGTCGCCGACAGCGAAGCGGACACGCTCTTCCTGATCCGCAAGCTGCTCTCCTACCTGCCGCAGAACAACCTCGAAGATCCCCCGTTCCGCCCGGCCAAGGACAATCCCCTGCGCCGCGACGAAGCCCTGGACGACATCGTGCCGGACGATCCCAGCAAGCCTTATGACATCAAAGAGGTCATCCGCATGCTGGTGGACGAAGGCGCCTTCTTCGAGATCCATGAACAGTTCGCCCAGAACATTGTTGTGGGCTTTGCCCGCATGGGCGGCCACGCCGTCGGCGTGATCGCCAACCAGCCCATGGTGCTGGCCGGCGTGCTGGACATTGACGCCTCGGAGAAAGCCGCCCGCTTCGTGCGCTTCTGCGACAGCTTCAACATCCCCCTGCTAACGCTGGTGGACGTGCCCGGCTTCATGCCTGGCACCGCTCAGGAGCACAGCGGCATCATCCGCGCCGGCGCCAAACTGCTGTATGCCTATTGCGAAGCCACTGTACCCAAGCTGACCGTGGTGACCCGCAAGGCTTACGGCGGCGCCTACGACGTGATGAGCAGCAAGCACATCCGCGGCGACATCAACCTGGCCTGGCCCACTGCCGAGATCGCTGTCATGGGCCCGGACGGCGCGGTCAACATCATCTTCCGCAAGGAGCTGGCCAAGGCCAAGGACCCTGACAAGAAGAAGACCGAGTTGGTAGCGCAATACCGCGAGCAGTTCGCCAACCCTTATGTGGCCGCCGCACGCGGTTACATCGATGACGTCATCCAGCCGCGCGATACCCGCCCCCGGCTGATCAACGCGCTGGAAATGCTGACCAACAAGCGCGACACCAACCCGGCCAAGAAGCACGGCAACATTCCGCTGTGA